One genomic window of Mucilaginibacter sp. SJ includes the following:
- a CDS encoding alpha-glucuronidase family glycosyl hydrolase, producing MAKYSLTNMCLLVLLFMAAINKVYANDGYKLWLEYNKVSNKQLAVTYRQQLQYMIFPPQSDQLKAARTELLTGLGGTLALKPRDVKNITNGQTIIIGTPRSLKAFSITAPDSIGSEGYLIKTALVNQKKCIIITANTDAGVMYGVFNFLKLIQTHQSINKLDLSDHPRMMYRVLDHWDNLNRTVERGYAGSSIWNWHKLPGVVDQRYIDYARANASVGINGSVVNNVNADALILSPQYLLKVQALANVFRTYGIRIYLSVKFSSPVELGGLKTADPFDPAVKRWWADKADEIYRYIPDFGGFLVKANSEGQPGPQSYGRTHADGANMLADALAPHHGIVMWRAFVYDNKVPDDRFKQAYNEFKPFDRKFRDNVIIQVKNGPIDFQPREPFHPLFGAMPNTPLMMEFQLTQEYLGFSTHLVYEAPLFAECLQSDTYTHGKGTTVARVIKGDFNKKLITGMAGVANIGTDLNWCGHPFAQANWYAFGRMAWNPDQSPALIAGDWLKMTFTNDESFVSQVKNFMLQSRENTVNYMTPLGLHHIMGVSTHYGPGPWVDNAGRPDWNATYYHKADSAGIGFDRTGTGSDALSQYAPEVKAHWENLQTCPDEYLLWFHHLSWTYKMRSGRSLWNELVHHYYIGADSVKQMGLTWDKMQGRIDAERFTEVKQLMQVQLNEATTWRDACVLYFQTFSKMPVPANYPKPEHPLDYYKKMKFYYVPGIGGNNYMTN from the coding sequence ATGGCCAAATATTCATTAACGAACATGTGTTTACTGGTGCTGCTTTTCATGGCGGCGATAAATAAAGTTTATGCAAACGATGGCTATAAATTATGGCTTGAATATAATAAGGTGAGCAATAAGCAACTGGCAGTTACTTACAGGCAACAGTTGCAATACATGATTTTTCCGCCACAGTCTGACCAGCTTAAAGCTGCAAGGACCGAGCTCTTGACGGGCCTGGGGGGAACGCTGGCCCTAAAGCCAAGAGATGTTAAAAACATAACCAATGGGCAAACTATCATAATTGGAACGCCGCGATCATTAAAGGCTTTTTCGATAACTGCCCCCGATAGCATCGGCAGCGAAGGGTATCTTATCAAAACTGCCCTTGTCAATCAAAAGAAATGTATCATCATAACGGCTAACACCGACGCAGGGGTTATGTACGGTGTTTTTAATTTTTTAAAGCTAATCCAAACCCATCAATCTATTAATAAACTTGATCTTTCAGATCACCCAAGGATGATGTACCGGGTACTTGATCATTGGGATAACCTGAACCGTACCGTGGAGCGGGGCTATGCGGGCTCATCCATCTGGAACTGGCACAAGCTGCCAGGTGTGGTTGATCAGCGTTATATTGATTATGCGCGGGCCAATGCTTCGGTAGGGATCAATGGCTCAGTTGTAAACAATGTAAATGCAGATGCCCTGATTCTTTCGCCCCAATATTTGTTAAAAGTGCAGGCTTTGGCCAATGTATTCAGAACATATGGTATCAGGATCTACCTGTCTGTAAAATTCAGCAGCCCGGTTGAGCTGGGTGGCCTAAAAACTGCCGATCCGTTTGATCCCGCAGTAAAAAGATGGTGGGCTGATAAGGCTGATGAAATTTATCGCTACATTCCTGATTTCGGCGGGTTTTTGGTGAAGGCTAATTCGGAGGGACAACCCGGTCCGCAAAGCTATGGCCGTACCCATGCCGATGGAGCAAATATGCTCGCCGATGCTTTAGCTCCTCATCATGGCATAGTGATGTGGCGTGCTTTTGTTTATGATAATAAAGTGCCAGATGACCGTTTTAAGCAAGCCTATAACGAGTTTAAGCCTTTTGATAGAAAGTTTAGGGATAATGTGATCATCCAGGTAAAGAATGGTCCGATAGATTTTCAGCCAAGAGAGCCATTTCACCCGCTGTTTGGGGCTATGCCCAATACCCCGCTGATGATGGAGTTCCAGTTAACACAGGAATATCTCGGTTTTTCAACGCACCTGGTTTATGAAGCTCCATTATTTGCCGAATGCCTGCAATCGGATACATATACGCATGGAAAAGGTACAACCGTTGCGCGGGTGATCAAGGGTGATTTTAACAAAAAACTGATAACCGGCATGGCGGGCGTGGCTAATATTGGCACTGATTTAAACTGGTGCGGTCATCCCTTTGCTCAGGCTAACTGGTATGCCTTCGGCCGTATGGCCTGGAACCCCGATCAATCCCCGGCGCTAATTGCAGGCGACTGGCTCAAGATGACTTTTACTAATGACGAAAGCTTTGTATCGCAGGTAAAAAACTTCATGCTGCAATCGAGGGAAAACACAGTTAATTATATGACCCCGCTCGGGCTGCACCATATTATGGGGGTGTCAACGCACTATGGCCCTGGTCCCTGGGTTGATAATGCCGGTCGTCCTGATTGGAATGCCACTTATTACCATAAAGCCGATTCAGCAGGGATAGGCTTTGACCGTACAGGCACGGGTAGCGATGCACTCTCGCAATATGCACCTGAAGTTAAGGCACACTGGGAAAACCTGCAAACCTGCCCTGATGAATACCTGCTGTGGTTTCACCATTTAAGCTGGACCTATAAAATGCGCTCGGGCAGGTCATTGTGGAATGAGCTGGTTCATCATTACTATATAGGAGCCGATTCTGTTAAACAAATGGGCCTTACCTGGGACAAAATGCAGGGCAGGATAGATGCCGAACGTTTTACGGAAGTAAAACAACTGATGCAGGTTCAGTTAAATGAGGCTACAACCTGGCGCGATGCCTGTGTTTTATATTTCCAAACATTTTCAAAAATGCCTGTCCCGGCTAACTACCCCAAGCCGGAGCACCCGCTGGATTATTATAAAAAAATGAAGTTTTATTATGTGCCGGGCATAGGGGGCAATAATTACATGACCAATTAA
- a CDS encoding glycoside hydrolase family 43 protein, which translates to MSKQFTTAKLVPALFASLCILSACDSSTKKTANAGDSTKTDTGKKVKYLSEPLISSIYTADPSAHVFNGKIYIYPSHDIDAGIPENDNGDHFAMKDYHILSMDSIGGKVTDNGVALDIKDIPWAGRQLWAPDAAYKNGTYYLYFPVKDKKDVFHIGVATSASPVGPFRAEPEPIAGSYSIDPAVFTDTDGKTYMYFGGIWGGQLQRWISGKYEADGSKTDSKQEDAPAISCKVALLKPDMKTFDGAVKDAVILDSLGKPLLTKDHDRRFFEGSWMHKYNGKYYFTYSTGDTHLLCYAIGDSPLAPFTYKGVFMKPVEGWTTHHSIIEIKGKWYIFYHDTQLSGKTHLRNVKVTELQHNADGSIKLIDPFL; encoded by the coding sequence ATGAGCAAGCAATTTACCACAGCAAAATTAGTCCCCGCACTTTTTGCATCCTTATGCATTTTGAGTGCATGTGATTCATCAACAAAAAAAACAGCTAATGCAGGCGATAGTACAAAAACAGATACAGGCAAAAAAGTAAAATATCTTTCCGAGCCGCTCATCAGTTCCATTTACACAGCCGATCCATCGGCCCATGTATTTAACGGCAAAATTTATATCTATCCATCGCATGATATCGATGCGGGTATTCCCGAAAATGATAACGGCGACCATTTTGCCATGAAGGATTATCACATCCTGTCGATGGATAGCATTGGCGGCAAGGTTACAGATAATGGTGTGGCACTTGATATTAAAGATATCCCATGGGCAGGAAGGCAGCTTTGGGCGCCTGATGCTGCTTATAAAAACGGCACCTATTACCTGTATTTTCCGGTAAAGGATAAAAAAGATGTATTCCATATTGGTGTGGCGACTTCTGCAAGCCCGGTTGGTCCGTTTAGGGCCGAGCCTGAACCAATAGCCGGAAGTTACAGTATTGACCCTGCCGTGTTTACGGATACCGATGGTAAAACCTACATGTATTTCGGCGGCATTTGGGGAGGGCAGCTTCAGCGCTGGATCTCCGGTAAATACGAGGCAGATGGATCGAAAACAGATTCGAAACAGGAAGATGCCCCAGCCATAAGCTGTAAAGTAGCTTTGCTTAAACCAGATATGAAAACTTTTGACGGTGCTGTAAAAGATGCTGTTATTTTAGATAGCCTGGGTAAACCGTTATTGACCAAAGATCATGACCGCCGCTTTTTTGAAGGTTCGTGGATGCATAAATACAATGGTAAATATTACTTCACTTATTCAACCGGCGATACACATTTGCTTTGCTATGCAATAGGTGATAGTCCGCTTGCGCCATTTACTTATAAGGGCGTATTTATGAAACCGGTAGAGGGCTGGACAACCCACCATTCCATCATCGAAATAAAAGGCAAATGGTATATATTTTACCACGATACCCAACTATCGGGCAAAACACACCTGCGCAACGTGAAGGTAACCGAACTGCAGCATAATGCCGATGGTTCTATCAAGCTGATCGATCCGTTTTTGTAA
- a CDS encoding LacI family DNA-binding transcriptional regulator, giving the protein MSDSEKEITIYDIAEKLKVSAATVSRALKDHPRVNKNTKKKIIKAAEEMGYRSNSFASNLRRKNSNIIGVIVPRLNSSFMSDVIAGIEKVVNDNNYNLIISQSLETMKKEISNARAMLNNRVDGLLVSLAYDTTGIGHFEPFIKRNIPVLFFDRIVEHEQYPQIYIDNFKAAYEVTDHLLQQGCKRIVHITGNQLRNVYTERLRGYKKALEAHQIAFDEQLVIINDLSAKEAAAATEAILQMDPLPDGIFTVNDVSAVSCIQVLKKAGIKIPEQIAVAGFNNDPAACVIEPNLTTVNYKGYEMGEVAANMLINHLANRQDLQQTHSLILRSELIVRESSRRK; this is encoded by the coding sequence ATGTCGGACAGCGAAAAAGAGATAACCATATATGACATTGCCGAAAAATTAAAGGTTTCGGCAGCTACGGTTAGCCGTGCGCTCAAAGATCACCCGCGGGTTAATAAAAATACCAAAAAGAAGATTATTAAGGCAGCCGAAGAAATGGGTTACCGCTCCAATTCGTTCGCCAGTAATTTACGCCGTAAAAACAGCAACATCATCGGCGTTATTGTGCCGCGGCTCAACAGCAGTTTCATGTCGGACGTTATTGCAGGCATCGAAAAAGTGGTGAACGACAATAACTACAATCTCATCATCAGTCAGTCGTTAGAGACGATGAAGAAAGAGATCAGTAACGCCAGGGCCATGCTGAATAACCGGGTCGACGGCCTGTTGGTTTCCTTAGCTTATGATACCACCGGCATTGGGCATTTTGAACCTTTTATCAAACGTAATATCCCGGTGCTTTTCTTTGACAGGATAGTTGAGCATGAGCAATATCCGCAAATCTATATCGATAACTTCAAAGCGGCCTACGAGGTAACTGATCACCTGCTTCAGCAAGGCTGCAAACGGATAGTACATATTACAGGCAACCAATTGCGCAATGTTTACACCGAACGCCTGCGCGGGTATAAAAAAGCACTTGAAGCACACCAAATTGCTTTTGATGAGCAATTGGTGATCATCAACGACCTGAGCGCTAAAGAAGCCGCTGCTGCTACCGAAGCGATTTTACAAATGGATCCACTCCCCGATGGCATATTTACAGTTAACGATGTAAGTGCCGTAAGCTGCATACAAGTGCTGAAAAAGGCAGGCATCAAAATCCCCGAACAAATAGCCGTGGCGGGTTTTAATAATGATCCGGCAGCCTGTGTGATTGAGCCCAATCTCACTACCGTAAATTACAAAGGATATGAAATGGGCGAGGTTGCCGCCAACATGCTTATCAATCATTTGGCAAACAGGCAGGATCTGCAACAAACGCATAGCCTCATCTTAAGATCGGAATTGATAGTACGTGAATCCTCCAGAAGAAAATAA
- the uxuA gene encoding mannonate dehydratase: MVPDLKQTFRWFGPGDPVTLSAIKQTGASGIVTALHHIPCGDIWSHEEIRQRKAVIESEGFNWAVVESVNIHESIKIGSAERDKYIENYIQTLRNLAQEGVGTVCYNFMSVLDWTRTHLDYRLANGASALLYNAPALAAFDLYILKREDAFNEFTTDQQAAAKHYLDGLNDEDKTLLTNTILAGLPGTDEVFTIAEFKEHLNKYSEVDAQALKENLFYFLRAIIPYAEKLGIKMCIHPDDPPFPILGLPRVASSLNDLTDIVNSYLSVANGITLCTGSLGASGKNDLPEIISRLGDKIHFLHLRNVARQPDGSFYEADHLTGSVDMYAVVKAIINEQMARKNAGRSDMAIPMRPDHGHKLLDDFNYETYPGYSVIGRLKGLAELRGLEMGIKRILYDEQ, encoded by the coding sequence ATGGTACCAGATTTAAAACAAACTTTCCGGTGGTTTGGCCCCGGCGACCCGGTAACTTTAAGTGCAATAAAACAAACGGGAGCAAGCGGTATAGTGACCGCGCTTCATCATATACCTTGCGGGGATATTTGGAGCCATGAAGAAATCAGGCAGCGGAAAGCGGTAATTGAAAGTGAGGGCTTTAACTGGGCGGTTGTGGAGAGTGTGAATATTCATGAAAGTATCAAAATTGGTAGTGCGGAACGCGACAAATACATCGAAAACTATATCCAAACGCTGAGAAATTTAGCGCAAGAAGGAGTCGGTACCGTATGTTATAATTTTATGTCGGTATTAGATTGGACCCGTACGCATCTTGATTATCGATTAGCAAACGGTGCTTCAGCATTGCTTTACAACGCTCCGGCTTTAGCAGCTTTTGACTTGTATATTTTAAAGCGCGAGGATGCCTTTAACGAATTTACCACCGATCAACAGGCGGCTGCAAAGCATTACCTTGATGGGCTGAATGACGAAGACAAAACGCTATTAACCAATACAATATTGGCCGGCCTGCCCGGTACAGATGAGGTTTTTACCATTGCGGAATTTAAAGAACACCTTAACAAATACAGTGAGGTAGACGCGCAAGCATTAAAGGAAAACCTGTTTTATTTTTTACGGGCGATAATTCCATATGCCGAAAAACTGGGCATTAAAATGTGTATCCATCCTGATGATCCCCCGTTTCCTATCCTGGGGCTGCCCCGTGTAGCATCGTCCTTAAATGATCTTACTGATATTGTAAATAGTTATCTTTCAGTTGCCAATGGTATCACGCTTTGTACCGGCTCGTTAGGTGCATCGGGCAAAAATGATCTTCCTGAAATTATAAGCCGCCTGGGTGATAAGATCCACTTTTTACACCTGCGCAACGTGGCCCGGCAGCCGGATGGCAGCTTTTATGAGGCCGATCATTTAACAGGCAGTGTTGATATGTATGCCGTGGTGAAAGCAATTATCAATGAACAGATGGCCCGTAAAAATGCAGGCCGGAGTGATATGGCTATCCCCATGCGGCCTGATCACGGGCATAAACTACTTGATGACTTTAATTATGAAACCTATCCCGGCTATTCAGTAATTGGCAGGTTAAAGGGCCTGGCCGAGTTACGCGGATTGGAGATGGGGATTAAACGCATACTGTACGACGAGCAATAG